In Dromaius novaehollandiae isolate bDroNov1 chromosome 2, bDroNov1.hap1, whole genome shotgun sequence, one DNA window encodes the following:
- the ZBTB14 gene encoding zinc finger and BTB domain-containing protein 14 produces the protein MEFFISMSETIKYNDDDHKTVFLKTLNEQRLEGEFCDIAIVVEDVKFRAHRCVLAACSTYFKKLFKKLEVDSSSVIEIDFLRSDIFEEVLNYMYTAKISVKKEDVNLMMSSGQILGIRFLDKLCSQKRDVSSPEENTQSKSKYCLKINRPIGEANDTQDDEVEEIGDHDDSPSDVTVEGTPPSQEDGKSPTTTLRVQEAILKELGSEEVRKVNCYGQEVEPMETTESKDLGSQTPQALAFNDGISEVKDEQTPGWTTGAGDMKFEYLLYGHREHIVCQACGKTFSDEARLRKHEKLHTADRPFVCEMCTKGFTTQAHLKEHLKIHTGYKPYSCEVCGKSFIRAPDLKKHERVHSNERPFACHMCDKAFKHKSHLKDHERRHRGEKPFVCSSCTKAFAKASDLKRHENNMHSERKQVTTANAIQSETEQLQAAAMAAEAEQQLETIACS, from the exons ATG GAGTTTTTCATCAGTATGTCTGAAACCATTAAATATAATGACGATGATCACAAAACTGtgtttctgaaaacattaaaTGAACAACGTTTGGAAGGAGAATTCTGTGACATAGCTATTGTGGTTGAGGATGTTAAATTCCGAGCACATCGGTGTGTACTTGCTGCCTGCAGTACCTActtcaaaaagcttttcaaaaaactAGAAGTTGATAGTTCATCAGTAATAGAAATAGATTTTCTTCGTTCTGATATTTTTGAGGAAGTTCTCAATTACATGTATACTGCAAAGATTTCTGTTAAGAAAGAGGATGTAAATTTGATGATGTCTTCAGGCCAGATTCTTGGTATTCGTTTTTTAGATAAACTCTGCTCTCAGAAACGTGATGTATCTAGTCCTGAAGAAAACACGCAGTCCAAGAGCAAGTACTGTCTAAAAATAAACCGTCCTATTGGGGAAGCTAATGATACCCAAGATGATGAGGTGGAAGAAATTGGAGATCACGACGATAGTCCATCAGATGTGACAGTGGAAGGAACTCCCCCCAGTCAGGAGGATGGAAAATCACCTACCACTACCCTGAGAGTTCAAGAAGCGATTTTGAAAGAGTTGGGGAGTGAAGAGGTTCGAAAAGTAAACTGTTATGGCCAGGAAGTAGAGCCTATGGAAACAACTGAATCAAAAGACTTAGGATCTCAAACTCCACAAGCATTGGCATTTAATGATGGCATAAGCGAAGTGAAAGATGAACAGACGCCAGGCTGGACAAcaggagctggggacatgaagttTGAATATTTGCTTTATGGTCACAGGGAACATATTGTATGTCAGGCTTGTGGCAAGACATTTTCTGATGAAGCACGACTGAGAAAACATGAAAAGCTACACACTGCTGATAGACCATTTGTTTGTGAAATGTGTACAAAGGGCTTTACCACACAAGCTCATTTGAAAGAGCATCTGAAAATACACACTGGTTACAAGCCTTACAGTTGTGAGGTATGTGGAAAGTCTTTTATTCGTGCACCAGATCTAAAAAAGCATGAAAGAGTTCACAGTAATGAGAGGCCATTTGCATGCCATATGTGTGATAAAGCTTTCAAGCACAAGTCCCACCTCAAAGACCATGAAAGAAGACACCGAGGAGAGAAGCCTTTTGTCTGCAGTTCCTGCACTAAAGCATTTGCtaaggcatctgatctaaaaagGCATGAGAACAATATGCACAGTGAAAGGAAACAAGTTACTACAGCCAATGCCATCCAGAGTGAAACAGAACAattacaggcagcagctatggctGCTGAAGCAGAGCAGCAATTAGAAACTATAGCTTGCAGttag